One region of Microtus ochrogaster isolate Prairie Vole_2 unplaced genomic scaffold, MicOch1.0 UNK18, whole genome shotgun sequence genomic DNA includes:
- the Iqca1l gene encoding IQ and AAA domain-containing protein 1-like — protein MSEGAYQRLWEASHVTLEEVLEREPSLLEPVPGRERQNFHYRVSVLYLYYLGLLRRFDMAYDQMVQPQKRRLLRRLLDGVAGRVLELKDELVRVDMCETHCLDRVLQDLNLTPADLEVPIPKYFQLEQSSAIKARQQMLAEILARLEPLISQENFRGMSRTEALILVQSAERARQGRLRATFMREIRKEEERDRKIREDGRQKFSQDQGAIVIQKVWKGYLQRKRIEQDRRAEMEFIGMLPSANQTARLSILTQAFLGEESRRIRQVEKEEEFQDAIGKTHHSLTETEGPDMKEKMKDQIRQWFIECHALTGRFPDYPDEASGGSYLIFADKTPEQVRQELETQAQENKKKEQEKNREKEKEKKEKKKKKTKDEKARKEPEVMFKVLPSKVIPVINAGHEEYTSVWKSRYNNKHPSQNFDSETLREEKRKEVELEIRAQVDELMRQELKNLRLAVDKEEGRPLKIPKKKAGKKSGKRKEKDLTPDRTVDSLFEELVVIGLIKKCMMVTLSDYIGDCLYLGSTLTLANKMPMPSLFDIRQNMALYGVLRLGSHDIHSMAPHVRSVLLVGPSGMGKKMLVHAVCSETGANLFDLSPGNVMGKYPGKNGAQLLVHIVFKVARVLQPSVIWIGNTEKTFYKKVPKEERLMDPKRIKKDLMKATRLLSPGDRVMLIGTTDRPQLAEMKGLCRFYERILFIPRPDYASRYVLWKHMIENRGPQAAQSLDISALARVSDGYTTGHILQAIQSVLTERRLLRLSKRPLVASEFVGHLARLDPVYREEEESLKDWYFKTPLGRKNIKFSKDLQEADEARLAKEKKKRK, from the exons ATGTCTGAGGG AGCTTACCAACGCCTCTGGGAGGCCTCCCATGTGACTCTggaagaggtgctggagagagagcctTCTCTGCTGGAACCGGTGCCCGGCCGGGAGAGGCAGAACTTCCATTACAGGGTCTCTGTGCTCTACCTGTACTACCTGGGTCTGCTGCGCCGCTTCGACATGGCTTACGACCAGATGGTGCAGCCACAGAAGCGCCGGCTGCTGCGTCGCCTGCTGGACGGCGTAGCAGGCCGCGTGCTGGAGCTCAAGGATGAACTGGTGCGCGTTGACATGTGCGAGACCCACTGCCTGGACCGAGTGTTGCAGGATCTCAATCTGACCCCA GCAGACCTGGAGGTCCCCATCCCCAAATATTTTCAGCTGGAGCAGTCCAGCGCCATAAAGGCACGACAGCAGATGCTGGCTGAGATCCTGGCCAGACTGGAGCCGCTGATTTCTCAGGAG AATTTTAGAGGAATGAGCCGGACTGAGGCCCTAATTCTAGTGCAGAGTGCTGAGCGGGCCAGGCAAGGCCGACTACGAGCCACCTTCATGCGAGAGATTCGGAAAGAAGAGGAGCGGGATAGGAAGATTCGGGAGGATGGGCGCCAGAAATTCAGTCAGGACCAGGGAGCCATTGTCATACAAAAG GTGTGGAAAGGTTACCTGCAGAGGAAACGCATTGAGCAGGATCGGCGTGCAGAGATGGAGTTCATTGGCATG CTCCCCTCGGCCAACCAGACAGCACGCCTGAGCATCCTGACCCAGGCCTTCCTGGGGGAGGAGTCACGGAGGATCCGGCaggtggaaaaggaagaggaattcCAGGATGCCATAGGGAAGACCCACCATTCTCTCACAGAGACCGAGGGGCCCGACATGAAGGAGAAGATGAAGGATCAAATCCGACAGTGGTTTATTGAGTGCCA TGCCCTGACTGGTCGGTTCCCGGACTATCCAGACGAGGCTTCGGGTGGATCCTACCTGATCTTCGCAGACAAGACTCCAGAGCAG GTGAGACAAGAACTGGAGACACAGGCCCAggagaacaaaaagaaggaacaagagaagaatagggagaaagagaaggaaaagaaagagaagaagaaaaagaaaaccaaggatgAAAAGGCCCGGAAG GAACCAGAAGTGATGTTCAAAGTGTTACCTTCCAAAGTCATCCCTGTAATTAATGCTGGCCACGAGGAATACACAA GTGTGTGGAAGAGCCGCTATAACAACAAACACCCCAGCCAGAACTTCGACTCTGAGACACTccgggaagagaaaaggaaggaagtggagcTGGAGATCCgggcacag GTGGATGAGCTGATGCGACAGGAACTGAAGAATTTGCGTCTGGCAGTGGACAAGGAGGAGGGCAGACCCCTGAAGATTCCGAAG AAAAAAGCTGGGAAGAAgagtggaaagaggaaggagaaagatctGACCCCGGACAG GACTGTGGACTCATTGTTCGAAGAGCTTGTCGTCATCGGCCTTATAAAGAAGTGCATGATGGTGACACTGAGTGACTACATTG GTGATTGCCTCTATCTTGGGTCCACGTTGACTTTGGCAAACAAGATGCCCATGCCTTCCCTGTTTGATATAAGACAGAACATGGCCTTGTACGGGGTTCTGCGGCTGG gcTCTCATGACATACATTCCATGGCTCCTCATGTCCGCTCTGTCCTCCTGGTGGGACCCTCCGGCATGGGGAAGAAGATGTTGGTCCATGCAGTATGCTCAGAAACCGGTGCCAACCTGTTTGACCTGTCACCCGGCAACGTAATGGGCAAATACCCTGGCAAGAATGGGGCCCAACTGCTGGTGCACATTGTCTTTAAG GTGGCCCGGGTCCTCCAGCCCTCTGTCATCTGGATTGGAAATACTGAGAAAACCTTCTATAAGAAGGTCCCAAAGGAAGAAAGGCTG ATGGAcccaaagagaataaagaaagacctCATGAAGGCCACTAGACTGCTGAGCCCCGGTGACCGTGTGATGCTGATAGGCACAACTGACCGTCCACAGCTGGCTGAGATGAAGGGCCTGTGCCGGTTCTACGAGCGCATCCTCTTCATACCTCGGCCGGATTATGCTTCCCGTTATG TGCTCTGGAAGCACATGATAGAGAACCGGGGACCACAGGCAGCCCAGAGTCTGGACATCAGTGCCCTGGCGAGGGTGTCTGACGGCTACACCACTGGTCACATTCTCCAAGCCATCCAGTCAGTGCTGACGGAGCGGCGGCTCCTTCGGCTGTCCAAGAGGCCACTGGTTGCCTCCGAGTTTGTGGGGCACCTGGCAAGGCTGGATCCAGTttacagggaagaggaggaatcCCTAAAG GACTGGTATTTCAAGACTCCACtgggaagaaagaatataaaatttagcAAAGACCTACAGGAGGCTGATGAGGCCAGACTGgcgaaggagaagaagaagaggaagtga
- the Asb10 gene encoding ankyrin repeat and SOCS box protein 10 isoform X1 — protein sequence MLMSWSPEECRGQGEPRGDRHSLCARLVEKPDRESEEHLEPGLGPITTRTASGPVLAFWQAVLAGDVGSVSQILADSSTGLAPDSIFDTSDPERWRDFRFNIRALRLWSLTYEEELTTPLHVAASRGHTEVLQLLLKRRAKPDSAPGGRTALHEACTAGHTACVRVLLVAGADPNIPDQDGKRPLHLCRGPGILECVELLLKFGAHVDGRSEDEEETPLHIAARLGHVELADLLLRWGACPDARNAEGWTPLLAACDARCQSPSDAEATTHRCFQLCSLLLSVGADADAADHDKQRPLHLACRRGHSAVVELLLSCGVSANAMDYGGHTPLHCALQGPDTALAHSPERMVRALLNHGAVRVWPGALPKVLERWCTSPRTIEVLMNTYCVVKLPEEARGLVPPEIVQKHHRFYSSLFALVRQPRSLQHLSRCALRFHLKGSLPRALPQLPLPSSLLRYLQLEFEDVLY from the exons atGCTCATGAGCTGGTCTCCAGAGGAGTGCAGGGGCCAGGGAGAGCCTCGGGGTGACAGACACTCCCTCTGCGCCAGGCTGGTGGAGAAGCCTGACAGAGAGTCTGAGGAGCACCTTGAGCCTGGCCTGGGACCTATCACCACCCGCACGGCTTCAGGACCTGTCCTTGCCTTCTGGCAGGCAGTACTGGCTGGGGATGTAGGCTCTGTCTCTCAAATCCTCGCGGACTCCAGCACTGGCCTGGCTCCAGACTCCATCTTTGATACCAGCGACCCAGAGCGATGGAGAGATTTCCGCTTCAACATCCGTGCTCTGA GACTCTGGTCTCTGACGTATGAAGAGGAACTGACCACTCCATTGCATGTGGCAGCCAGTCGCGGCCACACCGAAGTTCTCCAGTTGCTGCTGAAGCGTCGAGCCAAGCCAGACAGTGCCCCTGGCGGCCGCACCGCCCTGCATGAAGCCTGTACTGCAGGTCACACGGCCTGTGTCCGTGTGCTGTTGGTGGCTGGAGCAGACCCCAACATCCCCGACCAGGATGGGAAACGCCCTCTGCACCTCTGCCGGGGCCCTGGTATCCTTGA GTGTGTGGAGTTGCTCCTGAAGTTTGGGGCACACGTAGATGGTCGGTCTGAGGATGAAGAAGAGACTCCTTTGCATATAGCTGCCCGGCTTGGCCATGTGGAACTAGCAGACTTGCTTCTGAGATGGGGTGCTTGCCCTGATGCCCGCAATGCTGAAGGTTGGACCCCACTGCTGGCTGCCTGTGATGCCCGCTGTCAATCCCCCTCGGATGCTGAGGCCACCACCCACCGCTGTTTCCAACTGTGCAGCTTGCTGCTCTCAGTCGGGGCGGATGCTGATGCTGCGGACCATGACAAGCAGCGGCCCCTGCACCTGGCTTGCCGCCGTGGCCACTCAGCCGTCGTGGAGCTGCTACTGTCCTGTGGCGTCAGCGCTAATGCCATGGACTATGGGGGACATACACCTTTGCACTGTGCTCTGCAAGGTCCAGATACAGCCCTGGCCCACAGCCCTGAGCGCATGGTGCGAGCTCTACTCAACCATGGTGCTGTCCGAGTCTGGCCAGGGGCACTCCCCAAG GTGCTAGAGCGCTGGTGCACGTCCCCACGGACCATCGAGGTCCTGATGAACACCTACTGCGTGGTGAAGCTTCCCGAGGAGGCCAGGGGCTTGGTACCACCTGAAATCGTGCAG AAGCACCATCGATTCTACTCTTCCCTCTTTGCCTTGGTGAGGCAGCCCAGGTCCCTGCAGCATCTTAGCCGTTGTGCCCTCCGCTTTCACCTGAAGGGCAGTCTGCCCCGCGCGTTGCCACAGCTTCCCCTGCCATCCAGCCTGCTCCGCTACCTGCAGCTGGAGTTTGAAGATGTGCTTTACTAG
- the Asb10 gene encoding ankyrin repeat and SOCS box protein 10 isoform X3 — protein MLMSWSPEECRGQGEPRGDRHSLCARLVEKPDRESEEHLEPGLGPITTRTASGPVLAFWQAVLAGDVGSVSQILADSSTGLAPDSIFDTSDPERWRDFRFNIRALRLWSLTYEEELTTPLHVAASRGHTEVLQLLLKRRAKPDSAPGGRTALHEACTAGHTACVRVLLVAGADPNIPDQDGKRPLHLCRGPGILECVELLLKFGAHVDGRSEDEEETPLHIAARLGHVELADLLLRWGACPDARNAEGWTPLLAACDARCQSPSDAEATTHRCFQLCSLLLSVGADADAADHDKQRPLHLACRRGHSAVVELLLSCGVSANAMDYGGHTPLHCALQGPDTALAHSPERMVRALLNHGAVRVWPGALPKKHHRFYSSLFALVRQPRSLQHLSRCALRFHLKGSLPRALPQLPLPSSLLRYLQLEFEDVLY, from the exons atGCTCATGAGCTGGTCTCCAGAGGAGTGCAGGGGCCAGGGAGAGCCTCGGGGTGACAGACACTCCCTCTGCGCCAGGCTGGTGGAGAAGCCTGACAGAGAGTCTGAGGAGCACCTTGAGCCTGGCCTGGGACCTATCACCACCCGCACGGCTTCAGGACCTGTCCTTGCCTTCTGGCAGGCAGTACTGGCTGGGGATGTAGGCTCTGTCTCTCAAATCCTCGCGGACTCCAGCACTGGCCTGGCTCCAGACTCCATCTTTGATACCAGCGACCCAGAGCGATGGAGAGATTTCCGCTTCAACATCCGTGCTCTGA GACTCTGGTCTCTGACGTATGAAGAGGAACTGACCACTCCATTGCATGTGGCAGCCAGTCGCGGCCACACCGAAGTTCTCCAGTTGCTGCTGAAGCGTCGAGCCAAGCCAGACAGTGCCCCTGGCGGCCGCACCGCCCTGCATGAAGCCTGTACTGCAGGTCACACGGCCTGTGTCCGTGTGCTGTTGGTGGCTGGAGCAGACCCCAACATCCCCGACCAGGATGGGAAACGCCCTCTGCACCTCTGCCGGGGCCCTGGTATCCTTGA GTGTGTGGAGTTGCTCCTGAAGTTTGGGGCACACGTAGATGGTCGGTCTGAGGATGAAGAAGAGACTCCTTTGCATATAGCTGCCCGGCTTGGCCATGTGGAACTAGCAGACTTGCTTCTGAGATGGGGTGCTTGCCCTGATGCCCGCAATGCTGAAGGTTGGACCCCACTGCTGGCTGCCTGTGATGCCCGCTGTCAATCCCCCTCGGATGCTGAGGCCACCACCCACCGCTGTTTCCAACTGTGCAGCTTGCTGCTCTCAGTCGGGGCGGATGCTGATGCTGCGGACCATGACAAGCAGCGGCCCCTGCACCTGGCTTGCCGCCGTGGCCACTCAGCCGTCGTGGAGCTGCTACTGTCCTGTGGCGTCAGCGCTAATGCCATGGACTATGGGGGACATACACCTTTGCACTGTGCTCTGCAAGGTCCAGATACAGCCCTGGCCCACAGCCCTGAGCGCATGGTGCGAGCTCTACTCAACCATGGTGCTGTCCGAGTCTGGCCAGGGGCACTCCCCAAG AAGCACCATCGATTCTACTCTTCCCTCTTTGCCTTGGTGAGGCAGCCCAGGTCCCTGCAGCATCTTAGCCGTTGTGCCCTCCGCTTTCACCTGAAGGGCAGTCTGCCCCGCGCGTTGCCACAGCTTCCCCTGCCATCCAGCCTGCTCCGCTACCTGCAGCTGGAGTTTGAAGATGTGCTTTACTAG
- the Asb10 gene encoding ankyrin repeat and SOCS box protein 10 isoform X2, translating into MPGGRSSPPHTRHHLGCLPSAPTCQIWSMQAYSSRRTPRSSPLLCRDMALQNALYTGDLARLQDLFPPHSTADLLLEIRAAEPRWSSHQRGLWSLTYEEELTTPLHVAASRGHTEVLQLLLKRRAKPDSAPGGRTALHEACTAGHTACVRVLLVAGADPNIPDQDGKRPLHLCRGPGILECVELLLKFGAHVDGRSEDEEETPLHIAARLGHVELADLLLRWGACPDARNAEGWTPLLAACDARCQSPSDAEATTHRCFQLCSLLLSVGADADAADHDKQRPLHLACRRGHSAVVELLLSCGVSANAMDYGGHTPLHCALQGPDTALAHSPERMVRALLNHGAVRVWPGALPKVLERWCTSPRTIEVLMNTYCVVKLPEEARGLVPPEIVQKHHRFYSSLFALVRQPRSLQHLSRCALRFHLKGSLPRALPQLPLPSSLLRYLQLEFEDVLY; encoded by the exons ATGCCTGGGGGAAGGAGCTCCCCTCCCCATACAAGACACCACCTGGGGTGCCTCCCCTCTGCCCCTACCTGCCAGATCTGGAGCATGCAAGCCTATTCATCCCGGAGGACCCCTAGGTCATCACCACTGCTGTGCCGCGACATGGCTCTGCAGAACGCACTGTACACTGGGGACCTGGCGAGGCTGCAGGATCTGTTCCCCCCACACAGCACAGCTGACCTGCTGTTGGAGATCCGGGCGGCTGAGCCTCGCTGGAGCAGCCATCAGAGGG GACTCTGGTCTCTGACGTATGAAGAGGAACTGACCACTCCATTGCATGTGGCAGCCAGTCGCGGCCACACCGAAGTTCTCCAGTTGCTGCTGAAGCGTCGAGCCAAGCCAGACAGTGCCCCTGGCGGCCGCACCGCCCTGCATGAAGCCTGTACTGCAGGTCACACGGCCTGTGTCCGTGTGCTGTTGGTGGCTGGAGCAGACCCCAACATCCCCGACCAGGATGGGAAACGCCCTCTGCACCTCTGCCGGGGCCCTGGTATCCTTGA GTGTGTGGAGTTGCTCCTGAAGTTTGGGGCACACGTAGATGGTCGGTCTGAGGATGAAGAAGAGACTCCTTTGCATATAGCTGCCCGGCTTGGCCATGTGGAACTAGCAGACTTGCTTCTGAGATGGGGTGCTTGCCCTGATGCCCGCAATGCTGAAGGTTGGACCCCACTGCTGGCTGCCTGTGATGCCCGCTGTCAATCCCCCTCGGATGCTGAGGCCACCACCCACCGCTGTTTCCAACTGTGCAGCTTGCTGCTCTCAGTCGGGGCGGATGCTGATGCTGCGGACCATGACAAGCAGCGGCCCCTGCACCTGGCTTGCCGCCGTGGCCACTCAGCCGTCGTGGAGCTGCTACTGTCCTGTGGCGTCAGCGCTAATGCCATGGACTATGGGGGACATACACCTTTGCACTGTGCTCTGCAAGGTCCAGATACAGCCCTGGCCCACAGCCCTGAGCGCATGGTGCGAGCTCTACTCAACCATGGTGCTGTCCGAGTCTGGCCAGGGGCACTCCCCAAG GTGCTAGAGCGCTGGTGCACGTCCCCACGGACCATCGAGGTCCTGATGAACACCTACTGCGTGGTGAAGCTTCCCGAGGAGGCCAGGGGCTTGGTACCACCTGAAATCGTGCAG AAGCACCATCGATTCTACTCTTCCCTCTTTGCCTTGGTGAGGCAGCCCAGGTCCCTGCAGCATCTTAGCCGTTGTGCCCTCCGCTTTCACCTGAAGGGCAGTCTGCCCCGCGCGTTGCCACAGCTTCCCCTGCCATCCAGCCTGCTCCGCTACCTGCAGCTGGAGTTTGAAGATGTGCTTTACTAG